TTCGGCGTGGCGATACGGCCACGGGCCGTGCGCATAATGAAACCCTGCTGGATCAGGTAGGGCTCAAGCACATCTTCGATGGTGCCACGCTCCTCGCCGACTGCCGCCGAGAGGCTGTCCACCCCGACCGGTCCGCCGTCAAATTTTTCGATAATTGTCAGCAGCAGCTTGCGATCCATGGGATCGAAGCCGAAGCCGTCCACATCGAGCAGGTCCAGCGCATCACGCGCGACCGCGGCGCTAACCTCGCCAGAGGCCTTGACCTGCGCGTAGTCCCGCACGCGTCGCAGGAGCCGATTGGCGATGCGTGGCGTGCCGCGCGAACGCGTTGCGATTTCTGCGGCGCCGTCGGCATCGACCGGCAGGTCCAGAATCTGCGCGGACCGGCGAACAATTTGCGTCAGCTCTTCGGCGGAATAAAACTCCAGCCGCTGCACAATGCCGAATCGATCACGCAGAGGTGATGTCAAAAGGCCCGCGCGCGTGGTCGCACCGACCAGGGTAAACGGTGGCAGGTCGAGCTTTATCGAGCGCGCCCCGGGGCCTTCACCAATCATGATGTCGAGCTGGTAGTCCTCCATCGCCGGGTACAGCACTTCCTCGACCACCGGGCTCAGACGGTGAATCTCGTCGACAAACAGCACGTCGCGTGGCTCGAGGTTTGTCAGCAATGCAGCGAGGTCGCCGGCCTTTTCCAGTACCGGCCCGGACGTCTGGCGCAGGTTAACGTCAAGTTCGTTGGCTACGATATGCGCCAGGGTCGTTTTGCCCAGACCGGGCGGACCAAAAATAAGCACATGATCGAGCGCCTCACCACGCTGTGCTGCCGCCGTGATAAAAATGTTCATCTGCTGCTTGACGGCTTCCTGACCGACAAA
This Gammaproteobacteria bacterium DNA region includes the following protein-coding sequences:
- the ruvB gene encoding Holliday junction branch migration DNA helicase RuvB, which gives rise to MSLEHDRLVTARSDNEDEAIDRAIRPRELDEFVGQEAVKQQMNIFITAAAQRGEALDHVLIFGPPGLGKTTLAHIVANELDVNLRQTSGPVLEKAGDLAALLTNLEPRDVLFVDEIHRLSPVVEEVLYPAMEDYQLDIMIGEGPGARSIKLDLPPFTLVGATTRAGLLTSPLRDRFGIVQRLEFYSAEELTQIVRRSAQILDLPVDADGAAEIATRSRGTPRIANRLLRRVRDYAQVKASGEVSAAVARDALDLLDVDGFGFDPMDRKLLLTIIEKFDGGPVGVDSLSAAVGEERGTIEDVLEPYLIQQGFIMRTARGRIATPNAYRHFGLKPGAPPASMPLFDEDDSG